From the genome of Solibacillus sp. FSL H8-0538:
CTACCATTCCTGAAAATTGACCATAGAAAAAGCTTTTTCTGCGTGACATACCCTCTCTTCGTAAGGGCATTGACACAGCAGTTCCTTCAGGTAAATTTTGAATCCCAATACCGATAGCTAAAGCAACTGCTGCTGTTAAGGACGCAGAAGGAGAACCTGCTGCTACCGCACCAAAAGCAACCCCAACTGCCAGCCCCTCTGGTATATTGTGCAATGTAATGGCAAAAACAAGCAAGGTACTTCGTTTTTTCCTTTTAGGATGTAATCCCTCAGCATGATCTAAAGGAGACGATGGATGTAAATGGGGAATAATTTTATCGGCTATCCAAAGAAATCCCCCACCTAATAAAAAGCCGATAGCAGCTGGAAACCAAGTAGGAAAAGAACTTCCTTCTGACATCTCAATTGCTGGAGAAAGCAACGACCAAAAACTCGCAGCAATCATGATGCCGCCCGCGGAGCCTAACATTCCGTCCATTAATTTTTGGTTAACCGTTTTAGTAGTAAACACGAGTGCAGCACCGATAGCGGTCATCCCCCATGTAAAAAGTGTCGCTAATAATGCTTGCGTTACTGGACTAAGGGTCGAAATGAAATCAATCATATTTTCTACTGCTCCTTCCTACCTTTAATTTCAAGGAGTTTCTTAAACTATTGTATGCCAGAAGTTTCCCTAGTGCAACATTTTGTATTTCTACATAACTTGACGAACAGGTGGCATGATTTTGAACTCGCCTGAATTGAATCCAATACGGTCCTATTTTTCATAATCTAAAAACGCCGTCAGTTCCGTCGTCAGTATCGAATTGACCGGTGTTTCTAAGTTCGCACGAAAAACTACGGCAATATATTGTTTTTTACTAGTACTTAGGCGTATGCTGTTGTAAATTGATTCATAGGGAAGACCCCTTTCTAAGGATAGGTTGTGGTTATTTAATTTAACCAAGCAAAGGTCGTACA
Proteins encoded in this window:
- a CDS encoding ZIP family metal transporter, coding for MIDFISTLSPVTQALLATLFTWGMTAIGAALVFTTKTVNQKLMDGMLGSAGGIMIAASFWSLLSPAIEMSEGSSFPTWFPAAIGFLLGGGFLWIADKIIPHLHPSSPLDHAEGLHPKRKKRSTLLVFAITLHNIPEGLAVGVAFGAVAAGSPSASLTAAVALAIGIGIQNLPEGTAVSMPLRREGMSRRKSFFYGQFSGMVEPIAAVIGVVAVSFMTPILPFALAFAAGAMIFVVVEEVIPGSQENGNGDLATICLMLGFTVMMILDVAFA